The Nostoc cf. commune SO-36 genomic sequence TCTGGAAGATGTCAATGACTTCTTCTAATGTCTCGTAGTGGTCAGGATGATCGAGTTCAATATTGGTAATGATGCCAATCTCTGGAGCGTGTTTTACCAAAGAACCATCAGATTCATCTGCTTCAGCTACCAAATATTGGCTTTGTCCCAGCCGAGCATTGCCTTCCCAAGCATTAACTTCGCCACCTACTAAAATTGTTGGGTCTAGACCTGCTTCCAAAAGCATATAGCCGATCATGCTACTGGTTGTGGTTTTGCCGTGTGTTCCTGCCACTGCAATACTATAGTACTCGGCAATTAAGGCGGCTAGTACATCTGAACGATGTAAAATTGGACAACCTAATTCTAGCGCTGCTTTGTATTCTAAATTATTAGTGTTAATTGCTGTTGAACAAATGACTTGAGGCAGCTTTGGCTTAGTATCAGCAGGTAATTGTTCTGGTGAATTAATACTACTGAATTTGCCAATACCTGAGGGCGAAAGAATTCGAGATTGCTTGCCTCTTGTTTACCAAAAATATGAGCACCGATAGATTCCAACTTGTGCGTAATGTGGTTAGGACGAAGATCCGAACCTGATACTGGAAATTGACGCTTTGCGAGAACGTATGCCAGAGCAGACATACCTATGCCACCGATACCAATGAAATGAAATGGTCTACCATTAAAATCTACAGAATTAGTCATTTATTGCTCCTTTTACACCACACCACACCATAATCACAAATGACACGCGTATCATAACAGGAATTTGATTTTTACTGTAACTACTCCTGTATCAGGTTTATTTTTGATGCCCAAATGATATTTCCGCTCTGGTTTTCCTTGTTCAGAATGATTTTACCTTGGTTGGAGGTTTTTGCTATTTCTGAATTGTTCTTAAGATTATTCCGAAAATTTTGGCCGCATCGGGAAAGAAATTCTTGTAATGTCAAATACATATTTTTGGCTATCTTACTGGAATTGGCTACATAATACATTGTTTAGTGAAACTGATTTGAAATTGCATCAAGTTTAGGCGTGAATTGAGTACAATAGTACATTGGTAATGAAACTATTTTTCAATTGCATAAAACCCAGGCTTAACTGGATGCAGCAACTAGCAATTTTTGGTGGCACATTTGATCCAATTCATTGGGGACACCTGCTCGTAGCCGAGACAGCTTTGCATCAAGTATGCCTTGAAAAGGTAATTTGGGTGCCATCTCTAAATCCTCCTCACAAAGAAGCTGCTTTGTTTGAGCATCGTATGCAAATGCTGCAATTAGCCATAAAAGATAACCCAGCGTTTACTGCCTCACTAGTGGAGACAAATCGCTCTGGGACTTCTTATGCCATTAACACCCTGATTGACTTATCTGCTTGTTACCCAAATACTCAGTGGTATTGGATTGTCGGCTTGGATACTTTCCAAACCTTACCCCGTTGGTACCGTGGACACGAACTAGCACAAATGTGTGATTGGTTAATCGCACCCCGACTGCTAGGTGGTGAGACTATAACTCAAAGCAAATTAATCTGCAAGCAAGTAGAGGAACAATTCAGGAAGCAATCACATACCATTCACTGGCAACTCTTGAATATACCAATAGTCGGAGTTTCGTCAAGTCTAATTCGCAAATTTTGCCACGAACGCCAGTCAATTCGTTATTTAGTCCCGGAATCGGTCAGATCATATATCACTAACAACAATCTTTACTCCCACAAATCTGAATAAATTATGTGTTTTTTTATTGATCTAACACTTTATGGTTAAAAGTGCCCCCCCCCTTTGCGATATGATTGGGGTCAACGATATCAACATATAAGCATAAATACAGAGGGCAAGACACTGTGATTAGAGTTGCAATCAACGGTTTCGGGCGGATTGGACGTAACTTTGCGCGTTGCTGGGTGGGTAGAGAAAATAGCAGAATTGATCTTGTCGCTATTAATGACACGTCAGACCCTAGAACGAATGCTCACCTGTTGAAGTATGACTCGATGCTAGGCAAGATCAAAGGTGCTGAAATTAGTGCCGATGACAACTCTATCATCGTTAACGGTAAGACCATTAAGTGCGTATCCGATCGCAACCCAGAAAACTTGCCCTGGAAAGATTGGGGAATCGACCTAATTATCGAAGCAACCGGGGTATTTACTAGCAAAGAAGGAGCGCTCAAGCACGTAAATGCTGGAGCCAAGAAAGTTCTGATTACCGCTCCTGGTAAAAACGAGGATGGCACTTTTGTGATTGGTGTGAATCATCATGATTATGACCACAACATACACAACATTATCAGTAATGCTAGTTGTACTACCAACTGCTTGGCACCGATCGCCAAGGTGTTGAATGATAAGTTCGGCATCATCAAAGGTACAATGACCACCACCCACAGCTATACAGGCGATCAGCGATTGCTAGACGCTTCTCACCGAGATTTGCGACGGGCGAGGGCAGCAGCAATCAATATTGTACCTACCTCGACTGGTGCTGCAAAGGCAGTGGCGCTGGTTATCCCAGAGCTTAGAGGCAAGCTAAATGGCGTCGCCTTGCGCGTACCTACCCCGAACGTCTCAATGGTAGATTTCGTAGTTCAGGTTGAGAAGCGTACTATTACTGAAGAAGTTAACCAAGCTCTCAAGGATGCTGCCGAAGGCCCACTTAAAGGTATTTTGGACTACAGCGAACTAGAACTAGTATCCTCTGATTATCAAGGTAGTGATGCTTCTTCGATTGTCGATGCCAACTTGACTTTCGTCTTGGGTAATGACTTAGTAAAAGTTATGGCGTGGTATGACAACGAGTGGGGTTACAGCCAACGAGTCTTGGATTTGGCGGAATTAGTAGCTGAAAAGTGGCAATAACTTTGTCATTGGTCATTGGTCATTGGTCATTAGAAAAAGGACAAAGGACAAAGGACTATTGACCAAAATGTTGAAATCCCTGGCTAAGACTCAGAACTTGGTCAGGGAATTTTTTTTGTTCGTCGTGCAATAGTACTGTTGATCCGGCTGTAATTTTGCCCACGATCGCAGCACCTTGACCAAGATGTTGCACTAAGGCTAATGCTGACTCTTGTGGCAAGCAAAGCACTAATTCAAAGTCTTCGCCACCGTATAGAGCATATTCTAAGGCTTGCTCTTGTGTCAGCCAATGGTCAAAAGCTGCTGGCAAGGAAATTTGCCTGCGTTGTAACACAGCGCCAACACTACTGGCGCGGCAGATTTGGATAATTGCATCTGCCAAACCATCGCTGCTATCCATACCAGCAATGGGTATGGGGCATGGGGTTGCTAAAATTTTCCAGAGAATTGGTAAGACATCTAATCGTGGTTGTGGGTGTTGGTGGGCGCGGATTAGAGCCATTTTTTCCACTTCCTGGAGATTCTGTCCTAATTCGGGATGCAAGAGCAGTTCTAAGCCAGCGTGAGAGGCTCCATGAACGCCTGTAACGACGATCGCATATCCCGGAATAGCAGCAGAACGGCGGATAATTTGACTAGGGTTAACTTGACCAAAAGCAGTAATTGCCAGAGTTGTCACAGGCGATCGCACAATATCACCCCCGACAATTGGGGTATTGTATTTTTGCAGGCATTCTGTAATTCCCTGGTATAGTCGCTCAACCCAACTCACCTCAATTTCACCAGGGAGTCCTAACCCGACAGTTATTCCCAAGGGGGAAGCACCCATTGCTGCTAAATCTGATAAATTGGCAGCAGCAGCTCGCCAACCAGCATCTTCTGGGGAAGTGGTGAGGTTGCTAAAATGCACGCCGTCAACTAGCACATCTGTAGTTACTACCAAAGATTGCCCTGGCGCAGTTTGAAATACTGCTGCATCATCGCCGATAATTTCTGGAGGACAGAAGCGCTGTAATATTTCTAAAAGACCTTGTTCACCAATATCTTTTAGCTGTTGAGAACATAATTCATTGTTCACAATCGGTTTTCCGTGTTGCAAAATTATAAAGAAAACTGATGATTTACTTTATTTTAGGACTTACGCAATAACTTTCTAAAACTCTTATTTCTCCGTGTCCTCTGCGACGGCAGTCGCTCCGCGCTACCTCCCCTCTGTGGTTCGTTTTTTCATGATTTGGCGTAAGTCCTGTGTTCTTTAAGGGCATACATAAGAAGTCAAGAATCTTATTTCTGATATACAGCAGTTTTATTTTGTCTAAAGTACAAGCTATGTATCAATACGGTTCAGTTAAGGCTAAAACTCTGTTATCCAAGTCAATTTTTTAACGAACCGCCGAGGCGCAGAGGACGCAGAGAGAAGAAAGAGAAGAAAAAAATTGCTTAACTGAACTGTATTGAGCTATGTATGGGTTTTAAGGCAGGATAGCGCAGAGGTAGCGAGTCCGCAAGCGTCAGCAGGAGTATAGAAACTCTTTATATATGATTGATTTTGAGTCTATATTTTGCACCTTAGTTAATTGAAAACTGCTATATACACAACAAAATTAACTGAGACTTTTTTAATAAAATTTAACATATATTTGCTGAACTAGTTGATGTTGTAAAATAAACAGTGGATTTTGTAAATTAACAAATTGAACCGTATATTTAAACATCTTTGGTCTTCATTACCAAAAAAATTGCAGATGATTGGAATTTTCATTTCACCAAATTATTATGGATGGGTCTAATTGACAAACCACTCATTTTGGTATTATTGCTTTTTATTTTTTGGTATCACTCTTGCCCGATACTTTCTTATCGCTGGAGGAGCATACTTGCTCTTTTATTTAGTTTTGGGGAAGTCCCTCGCTAACAAGAGTTTGCATTTGAAACCATTGATGAGTTGTTCCATTAAAAACGATATCGAATTATCGGTACTCTCCGCAGTGGTTTTTGCTATTTGTGGAGCCTTTATTATCTCAGAATATACTTTGGGAGCAACGCTATTATACACTGAGCCGTACAAGTACGGGCTGTGGTATTTAGTAGTTAGCTTTATTGCGGTGTTACTTCTTCAGGATACTTACTTTTATTTTATCCATCGGATATTTCACCAACCTCTAATTTTTAAATGGATGCATTATGGACACCACCGTTCAGGAGAGCCAACACCCTGGAGTTGCTCTGCGTTCGATTTGCCAGAAGCGAACGTACAAGGAATCTTTTTTGTAGGTGTAAGCTTCATCGTTCCATTGCATTTTATCACTTTAGTTACAGCACTTATAACAATGACTGTATGGGCAGTGTTTACCCATCTTGGATTTGAGCTATTTCCCTCGTCATCTAAAAGTTACTGGCTTGGAAAGTGGTTTATCGGTTCTATTCATCATTCTATACATCACCGTAAATATAAAGTGCATTACGGGTTGTATTTTACCTTCTGGGACAAACTACTTGGTACTGAAGATCCTAATTATGAAAGTGCAATCCACACAAGAGAGTTTTAATCTTTTACGAGTCATTATTCATTGGTTATCAAACACAATATTATTTACTACTTTGTGATTGATTGTTATTTTTAGTTAATTTGATGTTGAAACCAGATTTTTACAAAAATATCGTAAATTAACTCTCAAAAGTCTTAATTTTGGAGAACTATGGCACTGTGAAGCATACCACTTCACATTTTGCCCCTGGGTTCAACTCTACCTAAAATATCAAATTCTTTTACTTAACAATAAATCTTTTGCTATGCGTCAATTATTACTAGTCTTGGCGAGTATACTAACTCTAAGCAGTTTAGATATTCCTACGATCGCGATCGCAGGCACAATGCCTAATTTACCTGAGATGCGCTTAGTTCAAAAGCTCAACTGCAATAATGCTCAAACTCAAGCAGCAATTAATGAATGCACGAAGTTGTCTTATCAAAATGCAGATAAAAAACTGAATCAGGTTTATCAACAATTAATATCTACACTAGAAAGGTCTAGAAAACAGAAATTGATTGCTGCACAGTTAGCATGGATTAAGTTTCGAGATACCAATTGTGAGTTTGAGAGAAGCGAATATGAGGGCGGAAGTATTGTTCCTACCATTTATTTTGGTTGTCTGGAAAATACGACAAAGCTGCGTACCCAACAATTACAAGAATATCTCAAACCTAACCCCTAAGTATGATCGCTGTGCTACCTTCGCTTGCACCTAATATCTAAGCATATAACTGCTTGCCGGTATGATAATAGCTGAAATTAGTCGAGTTGCTTGAGAGGATGTCTGAAAAGTTTTTTTGTATACATCTAACCCTTGGAGATCCCCCTAAATCCCCCTTAAAAAGGGGGACTTTAAGACTCATGAAAATTCCTTTTCCCCATTCCTTACTCCCTTGTTAGTAAAGAATTGTAATTCAAAATCCCAAATCTAAACCTCAAAATTCGCATGAGTCCCTGACTACGGTAGTCTAGATGAGAGTGAATTTATCGCCTGCGATATTATATTGTTTTATGACTTCAGTTGTTTCTAGTCCCCCACGCACTATTCGGATCGGCTCACGCAAAAGCCAACTTGCTCTGGTTCAGACCTACTGGGTACAAGAGCAACTCCAGAAAAGCTTTCCCGATATCATTTTTGAAGTCCACACCATGTCTACCCAAGGCGATAAAATCTTGGATGTAGCGTTAGCTAAGATTGGCGATAAAGGACTTTTTACTAAAGAACTTGAAGTTGGAATGCTCAATCAAGAGATTGACTTTGCGGTTCATTCTCTTAAGGATCTGCCGACTCACTTACCTGAAGGGTTAACGCTGGCAGCAATTACTGAACGGGAAAATCCAGCAGATGCATTAGTGGTGCATGAAAAGCACAAAGATAAACAAATTGATACATTGCCAGAAGGTGCGGTAATTGGTACATCTTCGCTGCGGCGGTTAGCACAGTTACGCCACCACTTCCCCCACTTTACCTTTAAGGATGTGCGGGGAAACTTGATTACACGGTTGGCAAAACTGGATGCAGGTGAATACGATGCCTTAATTTTGGCAGCAGCAGGATTAGAGAGATTAGGAATGAGTGATCGTGTGCATCAAATTCTTTCCAAAGAAATCTCCCTTCATGCCGTGGGACAAGGTGCTTTAGGCATAGAATGCCGTGCTGATGATAGTGACTTGCTATCTCTACTCAAAGCGATCGAACATCCCCAAACACGCGATCGCTGTCTTGCCGAACGGTCTTTTTTACGCTCTTTAGAGGGCGGTTGTCAAGTACCTATTGGTGTAAATACAGAAATATCTGGTGAAAATTTGACCTTAACAGGCATAGTTGCCAGTGTAGATGGTCAAAAGTTTGTCAAAGATACTGTCACAGGGATTGCCAACAATGCCGAAGCCTTAGGCATAGAACTAGCAGAACTATTGCGGCAACAAGGAGCGCAAGAAATTCTATCAGAAATTTTTGCGGTGATTCAACGCGGTTCCTAAGCAATTGGGCAAGCGGATGTGATTAGATAAGAATTGATCGCCGTTGCACAAACGATGTGCCAGACGCGACAAGTCGCATTGGTCGCGATCAATAAAGTTAATTTGACACATATAGACAGAATCGGGGAAGCAAAAATTACCATGCGGATTCTATTTGTTGCAGCAGAGGCAGCACCCATTGCCAAAGTAGGAGGAATGGGTGATGTTGTTGGGGCATTACCCAAATTCCTGAGAGAAATGGGGCACGATGTGCGGATATTCTTGCCTTACTATGGCTTCCTGCCAGACAAAATGGAAATTCCCAAAGAACCTATCTGGCGGGGATCTGCCATGTTCCAGGAATTTGCTGTTTATGAAAGCATTCTGCCTGGTACTGATGTTCCCTTGTACTTATTTGGACATCCCGCCTTCCTACCCCGCCACATTTATTCTGGAGAAGGTGAAGACTGGCGGTTCACATTATTTTCCAATGGTGCAGCCGAGTTTGCTTGGAATTACTGGAAACCGGAAATTATGCACTGTCATGATTGGCATACGGGGATGATTCCCGTGTGGATGCACCAAGATCCTGATATAACCACAGTCTTTACCATTCATAATCTGGCTTATCAAGGGCCGTGGCGTTGGTACTTAGAAAAAATTACTTGGTGTCCCTGGTATATGCAAGGACATAACGTTATGGCGGCGGCGGTGCAATTTGCTAATAAGGTAAATACAGTTTCACCCACTTATGCCGAGCAAATCAAGACACCTACTTACGGTGAAACATTAGAAGGTTTGCTGTCTTTTATTAGCGGTAAATTATCTGGGATTATCAATGGCATTGATACTGAAATTTATAACCCAGAAGATGATAAATACATTGCTCAAACCTTTACTACTGATAGTTTAGATAAACGCAAAGCTAACAAAATTGCTTTGCAAGAAGAAGTAGGATTAGAAGTCAACTCCAAAGCCTTTTTAATTGGGATTGTGACCCGATTAGTAGAACAAAAAGGCATTGATTTGATATTGCAAATCCTCGATCGCTTCCTATCTTATACAGATGCACAGTTTGTGTTGTTGGGGACAGGCGATCGCTACTATGAAACTCAGATGTGGCAATTAGCATCCCGCTTTCCCGGACGCATGGCAACTTACTTACTGTATAACGATGCCTTGTCTCGCCGGATCTACGCTGGTACTGATGCCTTTTTAATGCCCAGTCGCTTTGAACCATGCGGGATTAGCCAAATGATGGCTTTGCGCTACGGTTCTGTACCCATTGTCCGCCGCACAGGTGGATTAGTTGACACCGTAAGCCATCATGACCCCGAAAATGCCGCAGGCACAGGTTATTGCTTTGACCGCTATGAACCGCTAGACCTTTTCACCTGTATGATCCGGGCTTGGGAAGGCTTCCGTTTCAAACCGCAATGGCAAGAACTACAAAAACGAGGCATGATTGAAGATTTTAGTTGGTATCAATCTGCTAAAGAATACGTTAAGTTGTACAGGTCAATTTTCGGTCTGCCAGAAGAAGAGGAGACACCACAACCAGAGTTAGTTTTAAACGAAGCAGTCACTAATAGCAAGTCCTAAAGCGCTATGGGCGTACACTATAGATGTACGCCCATACTATTAATTACTCGTCGCTTTCGCTCTAAACTGATTCTGTTCAGAGTTTCACTTCTTCAAGCATTTCAATGCAACTCTACCACTGCGTAAGTCTTGAGGAAAAATCTTATCGAACAGAATTCAGGAGTCAGGAGTCAGAATTCAGAATGAATTCTGTACGACTGGCGGATAGCGTAGCGGTAGCGAGTCTTCTCCCAAGGGGAGACGTTTCACGAACGATAGCGAAGCGTTAGCGAGTCTGCGAGCGTCGCGTCTTGATTCTGACTCCTGAATTCTGACTTCTTCTTCAATTTTTTAATTTAAGCTTGTTTGAGCAGATGTTTGACCAAATTATCTTTCACCATCATCTGTCGTAAAACTTCTAACAAAAATTCCTGAGCTTCTTCTTGACTCAAGCTTTTTACTTGGTCTTTCAAATTTTGTAAACGAAACTGTTGCTCTAAAGTTAGTTCGATTGGGAAGTCCATCATTCACTCCTCGGATTTACTGAATTAAAGGGTATTTTTTATTACCACTAGTGTAAAGACGTAAGCTATGGTAGACATTGCTTTTAAATATTTTATAACTGAAATCCTAAAATGTCTAAATTGTCAAGCGTTAACAAATAAAGCTTGCAAAAGTTTACAATCACATAGCAACATCTTTGCCTCTTCCTTTGTAGGGAATTTATTGAAGCTAACCGCTAATGGCTGTAATGTTTAGAATGTTTATATACC encodes the following:
- the nadD gene encoding nicotinate (nicotinamide) nucleotide adenylyltransferase gives rise to the protein MQQLAIFGGTFDPIHWGHLLVAETALHQVCLEKVIWVPSLNPPHKEAALFEHRMQMLQLAIKDNPAFTASLVETNRSGTSYAINTLIDLSACYPNTQWYWIVGLDTFQTLPRWYRGHELAQMCDWLIAPRLLGGETITQSKLICKQVEEQFRKQSHTIHWQLLNIPIVGVSSSLIRKFCHERQSIRYLVPESVRSYITNNNLYSHKSE
- a CDS encoding type I glyceraldehyde-3-phosphate dehydrogenase, yielding MIRVAINGFGRIGRNFARCWVGRENSRIDLVAINDTSDPRTNAHLLKYDSMLGKIKGAEISADDNSIIVNGKTIKCVSDRNPENLPWKDWGIDLIIEATGVFTSKEGALKHVNAGAKKVLITAPGKNEDGTFVIGVNHHDYDHNIHNIISNASCTTNCLAPIAKVLNDKFGIIKGTMTTTHSYTGDQRLLDASHRDLRRARAAAINIVPTSTGAAKAVALVIPELRGKLNGVALRVPTPNVSMVDFVVQVEKRTITEEVNQALKDAAEGPLKGILDYSELELVSSDYQGSDASSIVDANLTFVLGNDLVKVMAWYDNEWGYSQRVLDLAELVAEKWQ
- the thiL gene encoding thiamine-phosphate kinase, which produces MNNELCSQQLKDIGEQGLLEILQRFCPPEIIGDDAAVFQTAPGQSLVVTTDVLVDGVHFSNLTTSPEDAGWRAAAANLSDLAAMGASPLGITVGLGLPGEIEVSWVERLYQGITECLQKYNTPIVGGDIVRSPVTTLAITAFGQVNPSQIIRRSAAIPGYAIVVTGVHGASHAGLELLLHPELGQNLQEVEKMALIRAHQHPQPRLDVLPILWKILATPCPIPIAGMDSSDGLADAIIQICRASSVGAVLQRRQISLPAAFDHWLTQEQALEYALYGGEDFELVLCLPQESALALVQHLGQGAAIVGKITAGSTVLLHDEQKKFPDQVLSLSQGFQHFGQ
- a CDS encoding sterol desaturase family protein, giving the protein MTNHSFWYYCFLFFGITLARYFLIAGGAYLLFYLVLGKSLANKSLHLKPLMSCSIKNDIELSVLSAVVFAICGAFIISEYTLGATLLYTEPYKYGLWYLVVSFIAVLLLQDTYFYFIHRIFHQPLIFKWMHYGHHRSGEPTPWSCSAFDLPEANVQGIFFVGVSFIVPLHFITLVTALITMTVWAVFTHLGFELFPSSSKSYWLGKWFIGSIHHSIHHRKYKVHYGLYFTFWDKLLGTEDPNYESAIHTREF
- a CDS encoding lysozyme inhibitor LprI family protein, with translation MRQLLLVLASILTLSSLDIPTIAIAGTMPNLPEMRLVQKLNCNNAQTQAAINECTKLSYQNADKKLNQVYQQLISTLERSRKQKLIAAQLAWIKFRDTNCEFERSEYEGGSIVPTIYFGCLENTTKLRTQQLQEYLKPNP
- the hemC gene encoding hydroxymethylbilane synthase, yielding MTSVVSSPPRTIRIGSRKSQLALVQTYWVQEQLQKSFPDIIFEVHTMSTQGDKILDVALAKIGDKGLFTKELEVGMLNQEIDFAVHSLKDLPTHLPEGLTLAAITERENPADALVVHEKHKDKQIDTLPEGAVIGTSSLRRLAQLRHHFPHFTFKDVRGNLITRLAKLDAGEYDALILAAAGLERLGMSDRVHQILSKEISLHAVGQGALGIECRADDSDLLSLLKAIEHPQTRDRCLAERSFLRSLEGGCQVPIGVNTEISGENLTLTGIVASVDGQKFVKDTVTGIANNAEALGIELAELLRQQGAQEILSEIFAVIQRGS
- the glgA gene encoding glycogen synthase GlgA; this translates as MRILFVAAEAAPIAKVGGMGDVVGALPKFLREMGHDVRIFLPYYGFLPDKMEIPKEPIWRGSAMFQEFAVYESILPGTDVPLYLFGHPAFLPRHIYSGEGEDWRFTLFSNGAAEFAWNYWKPEIMHCHDWHTGMIPVWMHQDPDITTVFTIHNLAYQGPWRWYLEKITWCPWYMQGHNVMAAAVQFANKVNTVSPTYAEQIKTPTYGETLEGLLSFISGKLSGIINGIDTEIYNPEDDKYIAQTFTTDSLDKRKANKIALQEEVGLEVNSKAFLIGIVTRLVEQKGIDLILQILDRFLSYTDAQFVLLGTGDRYYETQMWQLASRFPGRMATYLLYNDALSRRIYAGTDAFLMPSRFEPCGISQMMALRYGSVPIVRRTGGLVDTVSHHDPENAAGTGYCFDRYEPLDLFTCMIRAWEGFRFKPQWQELQKRGMIEDFSWYQSAKEYVKLYRSIFGLPEEEETPQPELVLNEAVTNSKS
- a CDS encoding NblA/ycf18 family protein: MMDFPIELTLEQQFRLQNLKDQVKSLSQEEAQEFLLEVLRQMMVKDNLVKHLLKQA